A single Dermacentor albipictus isolate Rhodes 1998 colony chromosome 3, USDA_Dalb.pri_finalv2, whole genome shotgun sequence DNA region contains:
- the pasi1 gene encoding uncharacterized protein pasi1, which translates to MPLLSRCWTPFLLYHWTNLRYGSFYAAMYTAVYHVLFIFYAIYAVSGGRTDYFFSPYFELSMKGIYVAAGCTMGFGVVFLLFTLMLVIGIKRDNRCLFFPWIISVVIEILLMIAVGLWYIGRYYRNLYSVLAAIILWCIDGVHVYCFMCVISHYQVVRDLQEPKFQILYP; encoded by the exons ATGCCGCTTCTGAGTCGCTGCTGGACGCCTTTTCTCCTGTACCACTGGACCAACCTCCGCTATGGGAGTTTCTACGCTGCGATGTACACAGCA GTGTACCATGTATTATTCATATTCTATGCCATATATGCTGTCAGTGGGGGAAGAACTGACTATTTCTTCAGCCCGTACTTTGAGCTTTCCATGAAAG GAATATATGTTGCAGCAGGTTGCACCATGGGGTTTGGAGTCGTCTTCCTTCTCTTCACGTTAATGTTAGTCATAGGCATCAAACGT GATAACCGTTGCCTCTTCTTCCCATGGATTATATCTGTTGTCATCGAAATCCTTCTCATGATTGCTGTAGGACTGTGGTACATCGGCCGCTATTACAGAAAT CTTTACTCCGTACTGGCTGCAATCATCCTTTGGTGCATTGACGGTGTCCAT GTCTACTGCTTCATGTGCGTTATCTCGCACTACCAGGTGGTCCGTGACCTCCAGGAGCCGAAGTTCCAGATTCTGTACCCATAG